TTGTCTAAAGGATGCTTGCTATGATGAGATCTTCTAATCTTGCCAGTCCTTGGGGTTGGCTGAAGGATGGACTTAGTAGGCCTATTCCTGTCCTATCCCTTTAGACTTCATCTTATAAACAATGTGTCCCAACAAAATGACAAGGACATACTGAGAAACAAATGGTACTGTTGTTAGGAGACAAAATAAACTTAGCATTTGGGAGCTCAACAAAAAAATTCATGCTCAGTACCACTGTGGTACTTATCTCACTCTTGTGGTTGGAGAGACCCCTGAGTGGGAGACTCAGGGTCCTCAGGGGAGGACCCTGTTCTGAATTTAAGGTCTTGAGCCATGTTAGTGAGTAGGTCTCAACTGCATCTCAGTGGAACATCCAGGATTTCTGACTTGTTCTCCCAAAGGACCACCATAAAACCCTGTTAATCCAGCACATTTTGATAGAGATGAGTAGAGCATTGTGTATTCAGATGATCCTCCcttgcttaaaatatttcaacTCTCTAAGCTGTTATTCATTTCCTTTGTACAGTCTCACATTTCCTGTTCCCTCCAACTCCCAAAGGAGCCTCACTAATAGAACCTACAACTTCATAGAAACCTTGACTATCCATTTGGATGCTTCTTTCAACTGTTTCTAGGTCTCGAGTAGGAGCTTTTCTCTGGAATTATGCTAAGAGTAGAGTCCAAGCCATTGCATGTGTAACTCCTTGAGGCACCATTCACATTATAGTCTGTGTGAATGGCAGCCCATTTAGTTGTATAGTGTACAACCTACATAACCACATGTGGCAGCTATGCATCAAAGATCAAATGGATAGAGATGAGAGAAGGTTAAATGGATTACTATAGAAGgaaattgtgtgtatgtgtgtgtgtgtgtatgtgtacgtgaTTAGCCTCGTGATGTGTGATAGtatcaatattttttctctccttcattttccAGTGATCTCCAGGTCATCCTTCATGATGGTTCCCGAAATTTTCAAGGTTTTCCTGGGGAGATTCTACCTTATGAGAAGATCATCATTCACCCAAACTTCACTGTTACTTCTCCTAAAAATGACCTAATGCTGATAAAGTTGTCTGTGTCTCTCACCTTCTTCTCcaaccaggtttttcagttgccTACTCTCAAGAAGAATGAAATTAAAGGTTGCTTGATTTACACTTGGTTACAGAATGAATTTATTGGTGAGTGACTGTCAAAAAGATGAGTGAACATCTTGGATATGTTCACATCTCCAGGATCTCTGAAGAATTAGGGGAAGGAATTGGAACTTATAGACCTAGTGCCAGATTTCTAAGCACATGTGTGAAGCTAAAAATGGAGCAACAATATTGGCTGTCTAGAGCAGAAGTCTCTTTTTGGGCTTTGGGAATCAAATCCTAAATCAAGGTGTTACATGTATGTGTCACATTGGTATACACTGCAGGTGGCTAGGATCAAAGATCTATGTTTAGGTATTGGTTCTGCCATTCATTATAGGGTTATGGGTAAATTCCTTAACTTCTTTGAATCTTAATTTGAAAATTGGTGAAAACCATATTTTCCCTTTACCTAACAGGAGCAATATTATGAATTATGTTCATATGAACATAATTATGAAATATGTTCAATGTTATGAATTACAACAACAatgataatagctaccatttattgagcattaatTAAGTACCATGCACTAAGCATCCTATACGTATTATACAATTGTAATAATACATCGTGTAGATAAGTTTTCTTAGGACTGATatcttataaatgaggaaaccaagactcagGGAGATTAGCTAATTGTCTAAGATCACAAACTTGGTGATGGCAGAGCTTGGATTCAGATCTTGTTTGATATGTGGAGTGTCTTCTCACCAACCCCCTCTTGATGCTGATGATCTGTCAAAGATGATAGACTGAGCAGGAGGATATGTTTAATCCATGATACAGTCCATTCTAACTGAGAAGAAGctctgaaggaggaggaggaggcagaatgCCTTGTGAAAATGCAAATAGGAATGGAAGTCTGTTTTATATCTTGTGCTTAGGAAATCCACCCAGTGACCTGCACAGCATTAAGACTCAAATGAATCCTGTTTTAAACTGCAAAATATTGCTGGGTGAAAAAATTCTTGAAGACATATTCTGTTTGGGAGACGTAGTAGGAAGAAAAGAGCAATGCCAGGTAACTTTTCTCATCTCATTTGCCTGTAAGCACAATCTttgctctttctctttgtctttgcgtCTGCTACCTCTCTTCCTGGATTTTATAATCAGGCTAAGAGCTCAGAGAGTAAAGGACTGAAGAATGATgactctctctcctctgtcctgTGTCAGAGATGAGAAATAGATTTTGGGGGAGTGTAAAACTATCTTCCAGCTACTGCTTTGAAATTTCTGTCTAGGGAAGACTGGAAGGTAGAAGTAGTTAGTGCAGTGGAAAGAAGCTTTTACACTATTTTCTTATATCCTGGGCCCCTTCGCATGGCAAATATAGtggctttcatttttgtttggagTTTAAGGAATTTTCAGGGGGGAGGGAAGTTCTGATCTCTTGTACTCTGTCTGGCAGGTGGTCACAGCTGCACCAGCTATATGTGGCAGTGAATTACAAGGAATTATGTCTTGGGCAACTGGATGTATTCTGACAGGATATGCTATTGTCTTCACTGACCTCTGCAGCTACGCTCCATGGATCAAGAACATTATTTCTACAAAATAAGCTGATATAGAGCTCCATTGACACCCTTAACTCGCAGCTGATCTATGGCAACTGCATTATGTCTGTCAGTCCCAGTCTTTCCTGGAATATAGGCTTGACTGGAGTTTTAAAAGACATCATTGATGACTGCTGAGTGCTGGCATGACTCTGGTTTCTTTAACTGCTTATTTGCTTATTCGCAACTCGTGAATAAGTGTTTATAACGTTGAAAACATGAATGCTGGTCTTAAGAAGTGGAGTTCACCCAGAAGCTTTTTGGATTCTACCAACTCAGATACTTCTGTTAAAATATTGTCTGCTTTATCCTAAGAACACAAAACACAAGTGAGAATGTGGGGCAATAGCTACTAGGAGTCTATTTGGACAAGATGTAAACCATATAGCTGGGCAATAATTTGCTAAAATTTGGTTAAATGATTTAGCAATTCTTCTAATGACCAGGTGTCTcctaagagtgtgtgtgtgtgtgtgtgtgtgtgtgtgtgtgtgtgtgtgtctatggatGGTTGCAGTTAAGGTTTGCATTAGCTACTTAAATGATCTATAGAATTCAAGTTTTGCTTAGGTTTGCTGAGGCTACCCAAAGGTGAGTGTAATTTTTGAAgtaattatttctgtattttgaacTATGGCTGTAACGCATATTACAAATATCAAGAATTTCGTAAATGGTAGGATGGATTTTTTCCAATACATTTTTTCCAGTTTgctgttttttcatttgcttaaaatCACAGTATAAATAATTGTCCTGTCAATTTCTCCTAAACTCCAATCCTGTAGATGATTGGTTCCAAAGCCTTTTCTTTCCTATCTCCCATTTTAGCTTGGTCTACCAAGAACTTCGGGTAGCCTGTGCTCTGTCTTTTCTCACCATTACATCCACTTCCCTCTCTTGACATGCCCACCAATCACTGCTGCATTCCCTTTCTGGTACCTTTTTCTCTTTACGTGGGTTGGGGCTAAtgttccatttccttctctttaacTTAAGTCTATTGCATTGAAATGGATCCTTGGTACAAGCCAACAGATTTCAATGTAGTAAATGGAGAACATAACAATAATGGGAACAGGAAGGCTTGCCCTGTTTGGTCAGGTAGATGGTTCTTCTCTGCACTTGGATTCCTATCTTGTCTTCACCCTTCTGGTTCAATCATGTCTGACTTTCAGCTCAGGAGGAGAGAGATTACCTTTCTTTGGCCCATAACTTTATTTATAGATTACTTCAGAGATCCCTTCTACACTCATGTACATATGTTACATATTTGGCTTCTATTTACTCctaatttattctgtttttatttgtttgtttatgtcaCACCCACTCCAGTTTCCTGGAGAGTTCATTCAGAAATCTGATTATGGGTCTTCATTTCTATTGGTTCCCTGGATAAACTATTCTGATCTCACTATGTTTATTACCACATACTTGCCTACTATTTACACACTTCTGACACCACACCTTTTTTTTCCCAGTCCACCTCCTTCTTTGGAAATATATAGGGAATTGATATTCAGTagactcatttaattcttagcctagaattgaaaaatttataaatttggaAAATCATTGAACTATGTTTTATAGGTTTGttttatctgtaaaacaaaaGAGTTAGACCTGGTGATCTCGGGAGTAGACACTGTGATTACCTTTCCAGTATCCACTCTACCCCTCCTCTATTATGTCACAATCATATTCTGTGGGTGTGGCCTGCTTTACCTAAGTTTACCAGTGAAATCCCTGTGTTTGGTTCAGGAGTGGATATATCACCAATTTGGCTTATTAAACATCAATTCCTCTATTTATATTCAATATTGAGATAATGCTGTAATGAGCTATGTTGAGACAGTGCTCTGGGCAATGTGGCATGTGACTGAGATGTCAGAATTGCTGCTGCCATTTTGCAGCCGTCAGGGAAGCTGCCTAAGGATGAAGCACATCCACAGAAGAGGTCAAAACAAGAGAAATGCCCAGAAATGTAGCTGAAGTTCTGATAAAACTGTGCCAGAATTTAGTTCTTCTCTCTGGATATTTTTAGTTATCATCTACTAGATTCCTTTCAATGTATAAGACAATTTGAGTTGGGCTTTCTGTTGCTACAATTAAAAACATCTCAAATGATACAGTTTCCAAAATCCCTTCTATCTCTGCCATCAATCTAGACTAATGTGTCCTAGGTGCTTTATATGCTCATTCTTATTAATTTTCATGGAACATCTGTGGAGTCATTTTTATTGGATGCAAACCTTCTGCATCTCCTCAGATCTTCTCAACTGCATCTTTCTTTCCAAAGGCGTTGCCTGCCTCCTAGATAATTCTGTTGTCACCTTCTATGGGCTCTCCAGGTTGGTTGGAGACTGAGTTGAAGCTCTGAGCATGAATAGTTCTCATGTCCATAAGCTGAGCCTATCCATGCCAAATGGCCACACTACTTTAAAACTTGTGTAAAAAGACACAGTTTCAAGTCTTGGTTTGGGCTTCTTGAGTGACCGTCAAGGGGAAGAGGGTACCATCATGAGTTCTGAGTAGTTGTATCCTGGGGCATGAACCTTGACCTATGAGAAATGAGACAAGGGGGAGCTATACAGATAGACTCCCACTATTCTCTCCCTGCTCTGGGCTTCTCTGAGGGgtggttttgtcttttacatCTTCCTATAGCTTTGCTTTAGGTCTCTCCTTGCCTCACTTCCACTTATTCCTCACCCTTAATTCCCCGAGTGTGTAACTTTCAGAATGTCAGCTCTTTAATCCTTGCCTCTGCTTTCTAAGGGACCATCTTTATTCTAATAAGGCAGCTGATGTTCAGGGATTAGCTTGTTCCAAATCAGTCAGGAggaatgatgtcagcatcatggtggagtgagtttcCCCTATTGAattctccccctctaagacacaacaagaaggacattcatattccaacagaagctattcacacaacacacgGGATGTCTGAGGCAGCTGTACACCTGGGGACAGAGGTGCTggaacccccagaggaagtggaaggaggtaagaggagctcttttccttccccaaggactgtgacccagagactgagaccccgtggctctcagaggagagggagggggcggCTCGCCACGTGAAAACCAGTGCTCTCCAAGACCCGGCACAGCCcgaggggatccccctatggagggagtGGAACTGTTGCGAGTTTcaacgggctggcccctcaggagagcagagagcgacagcgaggtgagaaacctctgagatcagggaggTGAAAGTAAGCACCACTCCCCTacccggcccacccgactggcgctTAAGCACAGTggcgcttcagctcagccccattcCCAGGGGCAGCGGCCCCCAGGTGGCTGGGCCCCACCAGTAGGGGCAGCGTGACCATGCCCCACTCCCATGGGCGGTGGCCCCCAGGTGCCTGGGCCCGACCAGCAGTGGGGCAAGCCTGTGCCCccacaccagaggcagtggcagctcaggccccaccacgccacagccccagctgctctggctggaccaagccacggccctgGCTTCCCCATGctgtggccccagctcctttggctggaccgtgccccacccccagctcctttggcttgacCACCCCCTACACCGCTGGCTCAGTGCTGTACACAGGCTCGGCCTGTGCTCAacctccagctgacttggcaccagcagcttcagcccaccgcactccagttccaccttctttggcccagcgcattcagttccagcttctttggcccagaggcactccagctcctccttctttggcccagcgcacttcagttccagcttctttggcccagaggcactccagctcctccttctttggcccagcgcactccagttccagcttctttggcccaggggtgctccagcccctgcttctttggcccagtggcacttcagctgcagctgcttcaacgcacccacacccgagccccagctgcttcagcctagctgtgctccagtctcagctgttcacattccagctccagctgttcccatgcttcccccccagcagcctccactcagccacacctcagatcagccaggggctggtgagagtgcctgcagattgaggtgggccagagtacacagcccttgacccccacccagtggcagcaagaggaaactgcaaccatatattttcactatgaggaaaagtaagccaacactgacaggcaccacgcaaaaatatattaaatctccagaccaaaaggaaaatgagaagcacccagaagtcaacccagaaagcacagaaatgtataactttaatgacagagaattcaaaatagccatcataaaaaagcttaatgaaatacaagaaaacacagacagacaattcaatgaaatcagaagtttcttcacaaaagagattgaaactgaaaaaaaaaacaatcagaaatctcAGAGATGAAAagcacaatagaggagataaagacaaatctggaagccttaagcatcagagctgacaatatggaggaaagaattagcaatattgaggacagcaatgcagaaatgctccagatggaggaggaaagagagctaagactaaaaagaaatgaagaaactctccaagaaatatccgactcaattaggaaatccaacttaaggattataggtattccagagggagaagagagggaaaaaggagcagagaacttgttcaaagaaataatatctgagaacttcccaaacctggggaaggagctggaaataccagtgaatgaaataaatagatctcctaaatatatcaacatgaaaagaccctctccaaggcatatagtagtaaagctggaaaaagtcaaggacaaacaaaaaatattaagggcagctagacaaaaaaacaaaaaaaaaaacaaaaaaaacccaaaaaaccacacacacacaaaggatttcctatcaggctctcagctgatttctcgacagaaactttacaggctcaGAGATAGTGGAGAattttactaaacattcaaagaagacttaatacctgtccttctcaaactattccaaaaaatagaggaagatggaacacttcctaacacattctacgagggcaacatcaccctgataccaaagccaggcaaagacaactaagaaggaaaactacagaccaatatccctgatgaacatagatgcaaaaatcgtcaacaaaatattggcagactggatacagcaatacattgaaaagatcatacgccatgatcaagtgggatttataccagggacacagggatggttcaacatccgcaaatcaatcaatgtgatacaccacattaacaaaatgaggaataaaaatcacatgatcatctcaatagatgcagagaaggcttttgacaagatccaacatcagtttatgataaaaactctcaacaaaatgggtatagaaggaaggtaccttaacataataaaggccatatatgacaaacccacagccaacatcatacccaATGGGGAaacactgaaagccatccctctgaaaacagggacaagacaagggtgcccactctcatggCTCTtatcaacacagtactggaggttctggccagagaaattaggcaagtaaaaggaataaaaggaatccaaataggcaaggaagaagtgaaactcttgctgtttggagATGAcagatcttatatatagaaaaccctaaagaatccaccagaaaactattagaaataatcaacaactacagccaagtggcagggtacaaaatcaacttacagaaatcagttgcatttctatataccaacaacgaactaacagaaagagaactcaagaagaaaatcccatttacaattgcaacaaaaagaataaaatatctaggagtaaatttaaccaaggaagtgaaagacctatataatgaaaactataagaaattattgagcaaaatcaatgatgacataaagaaatggaaaaatattccatgcacttggattggaagagtaaacattgttaaaatctccatactacctaaagcaatctacagattcaatgcaatgccaataAGAATCCCAAAgaaattcttcacagaaatagaacaaagaatactagcattcatatggggcaacaaaagaccccacatagctaaagcaatcctgaaaaagaagaacaaggctggtggcatcacaatccctgacttcaaaacatactacaaaatgatagtaattaaaacagcatggtactggtacaaaaacagatacacagatcaatggaacagaattgaaagtcccgaaataaaacctcatatctatgggcagctaatctttgacaaaggagctaaggacatacagtggagataggaaaatctcttcaataaatggtgctgagaaaactggacagccacttgcaaaagaatgaaagtagaccatcttctttcaccatacacaaaaattaactcaaaatggatcaaagacctgaaggtgagacctgaaactataaaagtcctggaggaaaatataggtagcacactactcgccatcagccataaagggatccttttgaattccatgtctactcagacaagggaaacaaaagaaaaaataaacaagtgggacttcatcagattaaagagcttctacaaggcaaatgaaaccaggatcaaaatgaaaagggaacccaccagctgggaaaaaatatttgcaaaccatatatctgacaagggattaatctccataatatataaagaactcacataggggccgaccccatggcttagcggttaagtgtgtgcgctccgctactggcggcccgggttcggatcccaggtgtgcaccgacacactgcttctccgaccatgttgaggccccgtcccacatacagcaactagaaggatgtgcaactgtgacatacagctatctactggggctttggggaaaaaaaggaggaggattggcaatagatgttagctcagagccggtcttcctcagcaaaaaaaagaggaggattagcacggatgttagctcagggctgatcttcctcacaaaaaaaaaaaaaagaactcatgtaactgaataacaaaaaaacaaacaaaccaatcaaaaaatgggcagaggaatgaACAgaaacttctccaaagaagatatacagagggccaataggcacatgaaaagatgctcaacatcactaatcatcagggaaatgcaaatcaaaaccacgctAAGATgtcatcttacacctgttagaatgggtaTAATCACCaggacaaaaagcaacaaatgctggagaggctgtggagaaataggaaccctaatccactgctggtgggaatgcaaactggtgcaacctctatggaaaatagtatggagattcctcaaaaaattaaaaatagaaataccttatgatccagctatcccactactgggtatctacccaacgaacctgaaatcaacaatccaaagaggcttatgcacccctatgttcatcgcagcattattcactatagccaagacatggaagcaacccaagtgtccctcgactgatgattggataaagaagatgtggtatttatataccatggaatactactcagccatagaaaagacaaaatcatcccatttgcaacaacatggatggacctggagggtattatgttaagtgaaataagccagaaagagaaagacaaacagtgcatgatttcccttatatgtggaagatgaaccaacatacggacagatagaactgtttgctggttaccaggggctagggggtggggggtgggcacaaggggtggagggatggcactcatatggtgactgataaacaataatgtgcaacaaaaatttcacaataaaaaaagataaaaaaaaaaaatcagtcagcaGCAGCCCGTGGGTTTGCATCTGGATCTCACACCAAAACAGATTGCCATAAATGTGTCTAAATATTttggtttgtaattttcttcTCACAGAACAGTAACAAACAGTTAAAGGACCAGCTCCAGTCCACTGACCACACTTGACGTAGTCCTGATAACACTAGCACTACAAAAGCCTCCGAGTCTCCAGTTATGTTCTTTTT
The nucleotide sequence above comes from Diceros bicornis minor isolate mBicDic1 chromosome 3, mDicBic1.mat.cur, whole genome shotgun sequence. Encoded proteins:
- the LOC131400151 gene encoding serine protease 58-like, with translation MGLECSSGHKRGEERRFRIDRWGLFCSGEVSTTSLSSGQDSGINMKCILLTLLMVTGGVSFVSEDTEGVNHLLYLLYLNSSYQSCVGTLIAPQWVLMAAHCFLPDLQVILHDGSRNFQGFPGEILPYEKIIIHPNFTVTSPKNDLMLIKLSVSLTFFSNQVFQLPTLKKNEIKGCLIYTWLQNEFIGNPPSDLHSIKTQMNPVLNCKILLGEKILEDIFCLGDVVGRKEQCQVVTAAPAICGSELQGIMSWATGCILTGYAIVFTDLCSYAPWIKNIISTK